One segment of Tindallia magadiensis DNA contains the following:
- the pduL gene encoding phosphate propanoyltransferase, producing the protein MQVPIALSNKHLHVSKEDLEVLFGEGYELSKLKDLKQPGQYAAEEKVDLVGPKGSIKGVRVLGPTRNKTQIEISFADSFVLGVKPPVRDSGDLAESPGIKIVGPKGEVMLDEGVIAAARHIHMTPADAEKLNLKDKDTVKVRTGGERSVIFENVLVRVNENYALEMHVDMEEGNGAGVVNNQLVEIIAE; encoded by the coding sequence ATGCAAGTGCCCATTGCATTATCAAACAAGCATTTACATGTAAGTAAAGAAGACTTAGAAGTTTTATTTGGAGAAGGATACGAGTTGTCTAAGCTAAAAGACTTAAAGCAACCAGGACAATATGCAGCAGAAGAAAAAGTGGATTTAGTAGGACCTAAAGGAAGTATTAAAGGAGTACGTGTGCTAGGACCGACTCGTAATAAGACACAAATAGAAATATCATTTGCGGATAGTTTTGTTCTTGGTGTAAAACCGCCTGTTAGAGATTCTGGAGATCTTGCTGAATCACCGGGAATTAAAATTGTCGGACCTAAAGGTGAAGTGATGCTGGATGAAGGCGTGATAGCAGCGGCTCGACATATCCATATGACACCAGCAGATGCGGAAAAATTGAACCTGAAAGACAAAGATACGGTTAAGGTTAGAACGGGTGGAGAACGAAGTGTTATTTTTGAAAATGTGCTGGTAAGAGTGAATGAAAACTATGCGTTAGAAATGCATGTCGATATGGAAGAAGGAAATGGTGCAGGCGTGGTTAATAATCAACTAGTGGAGATTATTGCTGAATAA
- the hpt gene encoding hypoxanthine phosphoribosyltransferase, with product MDKKIDGVLLSEDAIEKKVIELAEQIKADYQQGDDLLVVGVLKGANIFMGDLIRKIDLPLEIDFMAVSSYGASTESSGVVRILKDLDADIKGRHVLIIEDIVDTGLTLQYLTDILKRRKVDSLRICTLLDKPSRRKCDLHIDYVGFEIPDRFIVGYGIDYAEKYRNLPYIATVEE from the coding sequence ATGGATAAAAAAATTGATGGTGTTTTATTGAGTGAAGACGCAATTGAGAAAAAAGTAATCGAGCTTGCAGAACAGATTAAAGCAGATTACCAGCAAGGGGATGACTTGTTGGTAGTTGGTGTTTTGAAAGGTGCAAATATTTTCATGGGGGATTTAATCAGGAAAATTGACCTCCCCCTAGAAATTGATTTTATGGCTGTTTCTAGTTATGGAGCTTCAACGGAGAGCTCTGGAGTCGTAAGAATTTTGAAAGACCTTGATGCTGATATTAAAGGAAGGCATGTGTTGATTATTGAAGATATTGTGGATACGGGCTTGACCCTACAGTATTTAACGGATATTCTCAAAAGAAGAAAAGTAGATTCTTTAAGGATATGCACCTTACTAGATAAGCCTTCTAGAAGGAAATGTGACCTTCATATTGACTATGTAGGATTTGAAATACCGGATCGTTTTATTGTAGGATATGGAATTGATTATGCAGAAAAATATAGAAATCTTCCGTATATTGCGACTGTTGAAGAATAA
- the mraY gene encoding phospho-N-acetylmuramoyl-pentapeptide-transferase: MILQRALILSILLGFVFSTMIGPFMIPALRRVKAGQSIREDGPQTHLIKAGTPTMGGLIMIPSSILAVILLTEMTYELKAAFLSFLGFAIIGFIDDYLKVVLKRPLGLRAYQKMGLQIFVTAIFIGLADYLLILPEKLFIPYARVYIDLGILWIPFLFFVIIGTVNSVNLTDGLDGLASGITVIVTGFFSLVAWHMGYQDLAWFAGAVSGSCIGFLVYNIYPAKIFMGDTGSLALGGAIAALAVITNMTLLLPIVGGVFFIETLSVMIQVAGYKTTGKRIFRMSPLHHHFELCGWSETRVVTVFWGVTIILCLAGILGIQ, from the coding sequence TTGATATTGCAAAGAGCGTTGATTCTTTCTATCCTGCTGGGATTTGTATTTTCAACAATGATAGGCCCCTTTATGATACCTGCTTTAAGAAGAGTCAAGGCTGGGCAAAGCATACGGGAAGATGGCCCTCAAACACATTTAATAAAAGCAGGGACACCTACAATGGGTGGGCTCATCATGATCCCCTCTAGTATTCTTGCTGTTATTCTGTTAACAGAAATGACTTATGAACTGAAAGCGGCTTTCCTTTCTTTTCTGGGTTTTGCGATCATAGGATTCATTGATGATTATTTAAAGGTAGTCTTAAAAAGACCTTTAGGATTAAGAGCTTATCAGAAAATGGGTCTTCAGATTTTTGTTACAGCAATTTTTATTGGTCTTGCTGATTACTTGCTGATTTTGCCAGAAAAGCTATTTATTCCATATGCAAGAGTGTATATAGATTTGGGGATATTATGGATTCCTTTTCTTTTCTTTGTTATCATAGGAACTGTAAATAGTGTGAATTTAACCGATGGACTTGATGGGTTAGCTTCTGGAATAACCGTTATTGTCACCGGGTTCTTTAGCCTCGTCGCATGGCATATGGGATATCAAGATTTGGCTTGGTTTGCTGGTGCCGTTTCTGGATCGTGTATTGGATTTTTGGTCTATAACATATACCCTGCTAAGATTTTTATGGGTGATACTGGATCGCTTGCCCTTGGAGGTGCGATCGCCGCTTTAGCTGTCATTACAAATATGACCCTTCTTTTGCCAATTGTTGGTGGGGTTTTCTTTATTGAAACCTTGTCAGTTATGATACAGGTTGCTGGATATAAGACAACAGGGAAGCGAATTTTCAGAATGAGTCCACTTCATCACCACTTTGAATTGTGCGGATGGTCGGAGACCAGAGTAGTAACCGTTTTTTGGGGTGTGACTATCATCCTGTGCCTGGCTGGTATTCTAGGTATACAATGA
- the rsmH gene encoding 16S rRNA (cytosine(1402)-N(4))-methyltransferase RsmH: MSLNHESVLLSESLEYLNIKSSGIYVDGTLGGAGHTSAIAQKLGKEGLVIGIDRDEVAIHEASNKMKGLNLSCRYEIIHDEFANIKQILSELSEPLVDGILLDLGVSSFQLDEGSRGFSYMKDASLDMRMDQRQTFNAGDVVNGYSEEKLHQIIKEYGEEKWAKRVASFIVESRQRAPIETSFELVEIIKNAIPAKARREGPHPAKRTFQAIRMEVNQELQQIKSLLMTAIDHLKPGGRLCVISFHSLEDRMVKSAYKELQNDCICPVEFPECKCQQEQQIKIITRKPIIPSESEIAHNPRARSAKLRVAEKI; this comes from the coding sequence GTGAGCTTAAATCACGAATCTGTACTACTATCAGAATCTTTAGAATACTTAAATATAAAATCTTCAGGAATTTATGTAGATGGAACATTAGGTGGTGCTGGCCATACAAGTGCCATTGCGCAGAAGCTGGGAAAAGAAGGTCTTGTAATAGGCATTGATCGAGATGAAGTGGCTATTCACGAAGCATCTAATAAAATGAAGGGTTTAAATCTTTCTTGTCGTTATGAGATTATCCATGATGAATTTGCAAACATAAAGCAGATTCTTAGTGAGCTGTCGGAACCTTTGGTAGATGGCATATTACTGGATTTAGGAGTATCATCTTTTCAGTTAGATGAAGGGTCAAGAGGTTTTTCGTATATGAAAGATGCATCCCTTGATATGAGAATGGATCAAAGGCAAACCTTTAATGCTGGAGATGTTGTTAATGGATATTCAGAAGAAAAGTTACATCAAATTATAAAAGAATATGGGGAAGAAAAGTGGGCGAAACGAGTTGCTTCCTTTATTGTTGAAAGTAGGCAAAGGGCCCCTATTGAAACAAGCTTTGAGCTTGTGGAGATCATAAAAAATGCCATCCCTGCAAAGGCTAGAAGAGAGGGACCTCATCCGGCAAAACGGACTTTTCAAGCGATAAGAATGGAAGTGAATCAGGAGCTACAGCAGATAAAGTCACTATTAATGACAGCCATAGATCATTTAAAACCAGGTGGCAGACTATGTGTCATTTCCTTTCACTCCTTAGAAGATCGAATGGTTAAAAGTGCTTATAAGGAACTTCAAAATGATTGTATTTGTCCAGTAGAGTTTCCGGAATGTAAATGCCAGCAAGAACAACAAATAAAAATCATAACAAGGAAACCAATCATACCCAGTGAGAGTGAAATAGCGCATAATCCACGTGCGAGAAGTGCGAAATTGAGAGTAGCTGAAAAAATATGA
- a CDS encoding UDP-N-acetylmuramoyl-L-alanyl-D-glutamate--2,6-diaminopimelate ligase, translated as MRLQDMLSGIEFEILQQSHEEEITHITYDSRKVVPGSLFICISGMETDGHQFANEAIRKGAIALVVEKAVPNVQGVTMICVKDSRKAMAVIAAAFYGNPSSDLDMIGVTGTNGKTTITYMLKNIFKQAQVETGVIGTISNWIGEQELEAVRTTPESPDFQLLLKKMVKEHVDKCIMEVSSHSLCLQRVYATKFQVGVFTNLTEDHMDFHPTTEHYYQSKKKLFHMTEKANIINIDDPFGLRLAEELAHSEVSLFTYGIERNADLKASNIIMDYKGVCFKVQGMGMNHSVSLPITGKFSIYNALAAIGAARTMEVSPVEIVHALENMEGVPGRLQRVKEIADLGIIIDYAHTADALMNVLESIRGFSEKRVITVFGCGGDRDKSKRPKMGEISGKYSDYTVLTSDNPRSENPDEILQSIEVGINKVHGSYEKIESRREAIRRAISIAKKGDIILIAGKGHEKTQTVGKETICFDDYEVALEAAREENVL; from the coding sequence ATGAGATTGCAAGACATGCTATCCGGTATAGAGTTTGAAATATTGCAACAAAGTCATGAAGAAGAAATCACACATATCACTTATGATTCCAGAAAAGTGGTGCCAGGTTCCTTATTTATTTGTATTTCAGGAATGGAAACGGATGGACACCAATTTGCTAATGAAGCTATTCGTAAAGGAGCTATTGCGCTAGTAGTAGAGAAAGCGGTACCTAATGTGCAAGGCGTTACTATGATCTGTGTTAAAGATTCTCGTAAAGCAATGGCTGTTATTGCTGCTGCTTTTTATGGAAATCCATCCTCTGATCTTGATATGATAGGAGTTACAGGAACTAATGGAAAAACAACTATTACCTATATGTTAAAAAACATCTTTAAGCAGGCTCAGGTTGAGACCGGTGTTATTGGGACGATAAGTAACTGGATAGGTGAACAGGAGCTTGAAGCTGTAAGGACAACGCCAGAGTCTCCGGACTTTCAATTATTGCTTAAAAAAATGGTAAAGGAGCATGTTGATAAATGTATTATGGAGGTCTCTTCGCATTCTCTATGCCTACAGCGAGTGTATGCCACCAAATTTCAAGTAGGTGTCTTTACGAATCTTACAGAAGATCATATGGATTTTCATCCAACTACTGAACATTATTATCAGTCCAAGAAAAAACTTTTTCATATGACAGAAAAGGCTAATATAATTAATATCGATGACCCCTTTGGCTTGAGATTGGCAGAGGAACTTGCTCATTCTGAAGTTTCTTTATTTACCTATGGTATTGAAAGAAATGCCGATCTTAAAGCTTCGAATATAATAATGGACTACAAAGGCGTATGTTTTAAGGTTCAAGGAATGGGAATGAATCACTCTGTTTCTTTACCAATAACTGGTAAATTCAGTATTTACAATGCTTTGGCAGCTATAGGGGCAGCTAGGACTATGGAGGTATCTCCCGTAGAAATTGTTCATGCATTGGAAAATATGGAAGGAGTTCCAGGACGTCTTCAAAGAGTTAAAGAAATTGCTGATCTTGGAATTATTATAGACTATGCACATACAGCAGATGCGTTAATGAATGTATTGGAATCCATAAGAGGATTTTCTGAGAAAAGAGTGATTACGGTCTTTGGTTGTGGTGGGGATCGTGATAAGAGCAAGAGACCCAAAATGGGAGAAATATCTGGAAAATATAGTGACTATACGGTTCTTACATCAGACAATCCAAGATCTGAAAATCCAGATGAAATTTTACAATCAATAGAGGTTGGTATCAATAAAGTGCATGGAAGTTATGAAAAAATAGAGAGTCGAAGAGAAGCAATTAGGCGGGCGATTTCCATTGCGAAAAAAGGTGATATTATATTAATTGCGGGAAAAGGCCATGAAAAAACGCAAACGGTAGGAAAGGAAACCATTTGCTTTGACGATTATGAAGTGGCGTTGGAAGCAGCTAGAGAGGAAAATGTTTTATGA
- a CDS encoding FtsB/FtsL family cell division protein has protein sequence MHAAQQLPYEYPYEIPASKDKKGKQIKRKKAEKKKYALELVILMSCLSAVLALNLFLVGRYANITNTRHAVTTLEKKTEQLQNQREQLMVEIERASRLEWVEAEAKTRLSMKYPDKDQLIYISVDPDRVRQVSQRMETHSLEEEQNGTLPQPLEKIIHKFAGILRI, from the coding sequence ATGCATGCAGCCCAACAGTTGCCTTATGAATATCCATATGAGATACCAGCTTCTAAGGATAAAAAAGGTAAGCAGATTAAAAGAAAAAAGGCAGAAAAGAAAAAATATGCACTAGAGCTAGTTATTCTAATGTCTTGTTTAAGTGCTGTTTTGGCGTTAAACCTATTTTTAGTGGGCCGATATGCTAATATTACTAACACCAGACATGCTGTGACAACTCTGGAGAAAAAAACGGAACAGCTTCAAAATCAAAGAGAGCAGTTGATGGTTGAGATAGAAAGAGCTTCCAGACTAGAGTGGGTTGAAGCGGAAGCAAAAACAAGATTATCGATGAAATACCCTGACAAAGATCAGCTTATTTATATTAGTGTGGATCCAGATAGAGTAAGACAAGTATCTCAAAGAATGGAAACGCATTCTCTTGAAGAAGAGCAAAATGGAACCTTACCTCAACCGTTAGAAAAAATAATTCATAAATTTGCGGGCATTTTACGCATCTAA
- the lgt gene encoding prolipoprotein diacylglyceryl transferase codes for MDPIAFTIFGVEVAWYGIAVAIGMLAGVWLTQKRAQGQGFHEDVIFDIAIWAIPFGVLGARIYYVLFNWDYYGKDLMRILQFREGGLAIHGGIIVGFVVGYLVCEKKEIPFWKMADIAAPGFILGQAIGRWGNYFNQEAHGGPTNLPWAIMVKGELVHPTFLYESIWNLMVMFYLIRYSSKKKSDGEVFFLYLILYSIGRFFIEGLRTDSLMIGPFRTAQLISILMILGGIVAIKVMRRKNTFKK; via the coding sequence ATGGATCCTATTGCGTTTACAATTTTTGGTGTTGAAGTAGCTTGGTATGGTATTGCCGTTGCCATTGGAATGTTAGCGGGAGTTTGGTTAACTCAAAAACGTGCGCAAGGCCAAGGCTTTCATGAGGATGTTATTTTTGACATCGCGATTTGGGCAATCCCTTTTGGCGTTTTAGGAGCAAGAATATACTACGTGTTGTTTAATTGGGATTATTATGGAAAGGATTTAATGAGGATCTTACAGTTTAGAGAAGGCGGACTAGCGATTCATGGCGGTATTATTGTGGGATTTGTGGTTGGTTATTTGGTTTGCGAAAAAAAAGAAATTCCTTTTTGGAAAATGGCAGACATTGCGGCGCCTGGATTTATTTTAGGACAAGCTATTGGCAGGTGGGGAAACTATTTTAATCAAGAAGCTCATGGCGGCCCAACAAATTTGCCTTGGGCAATTATGGTAAAAGGAGAATTAGTTCATCCCACTTTTTTATATGAATCCATTTGGAATTTGATGGTTATGTTCTATTTAATACGGTACTCGTCAAAAAAGAAAAGTGATGGAGAAGTTTTTTTTCTCTATTTAATACTTTATTCTATAGGGAGATTCTTTATTGAAGGGTTAAGAACTGATAGTCTAATGATTGGGCCTTTTAGAACAGCACAACTAATTTCAATACTCATGATTTTAGGAGGAATAGTCGCTATTAAAGTAATGCGGAGAAAAAATACTTTTAAGAAATAA
- a CDS encoding UDP-N-acetylmuramoyl-tripeptide--D-alanyl-D-alanine ligase, whose translation MKPLVISKIVRYAEGHISESIEKDRLINHVTIDSRQCRKGSLFIPLKGNQWDGHSFINDAANQGATACLYEPALYAKEDIPTNMIGIAVEDCQRALERLASSYREEFTIPFIAITGSNGKTTTKDMTAAVLSSKYQVLKNPGNYNNHIGLPLSILGLDNNHQVAVLEMGMSGAGEIGLLSKIAKPDYAVITNIGMAHVENLGNRLNIAYAKKEITEGLSPKGTLLLNKEDDYYEVLCNNHLKDYEITSVGLQDKTAFHACGIEDLGQDGFKFQTNETGDFFFYVRQPGMHNITNALFAIKIALLFGLKNEEIQNGLNNLKPAAMRMEICRLHHADVVNDAYNANPDSMKAAIQFISQYPAERRIAVLGDMYELGEHTESAHKDIGNEIIKKQIDYLITVGDFASWIASEAVAGGMDFQMISNTKDYREAANILKKMIRKGDVVLLKASRKMSLEKMVHLIEEGAR comes from the coding sequence ATGAAACCATTGGTAATAAGTAAAATTGTCCGGTATGCAGAAGGTCATATCAGTGAAAGTATTGAAAAAGATAGGCTTATTAATCATGTTACTATTGACTCAAGACAATGCCGTAAAGGCAGTCTTTTTATTCCGCTGAAGGGGAATCAATGGGATGGTCATTCCTTTATAAATGATGCTGCAAATCAGGGGGCAACAGCGTGCTTATATGAACCTGCCCTTTATGCAAAAGAGGACATTCCTACTAATATGATAGGAATTGCTGTAGAAGACTGCCAAAGGGCTCTGGAGCGTTTGGCGAGTAGTTATAGAGAAGAGTTTACAATACCCTTTATTGCGATTACTGGCAGTAATGGCAAAACAACAACGAAAGATATGACAGCAGCTGTTTTATCATCCAAATATCAAGTGCTAAAAAATCCTGGGAATTATAATAATCATATAGGACTTCCTTTAAGCATTCTCGGTCTTGATAATAATCATCAGGTTGCTGTGTTGGAAATGGGTATGTCTGGAGCTGGTGAAATTGGTCTTCTTAGCAAAATTGCGAAGCCAGATTATGCGGTTATTACCAATATAGGCATGGCTCATGTGGAAAATTTGGGGAATAGATTGAATATTGCTTATGCCAAGAAAGAAATTACCGAAGGGCTTAGTCCAAAAGGAACGCTTTTACTCAACAAAGAAGATGATTATTATGAAGTTTTATGCAATAATCACTTAAAGGACTATGAGATTACTAGTGTAGGACTACAAGACAAAACAGCATTCCATGCTTGCGGTATAGAAGATCTAGGGCAAGATGGTTTCAAATTTCAAACCAATGAAACCGGCGATTTCTTTTTTTATGTCAGACAGCCTGGAATGCACAATATTACAAATGCTCTTTTTGCAATAAAAATAGCCTTGCTTTTCGGTTTGAAAAATGAAGAAATACAAAATGGCCTAAATAATTTGAAGCCAGCAGCAATGAGGATGGAAATATGCCGACTTCATCATGCGGACGTGGTGAACGATGCATATAACGCCAATCCAGATTCGATGAAGGCAGCAATACAGTTCATCAGTCAATATCCTGCTGAACGAAGAATAGCTGTTTTAGGAGATATGTATGAGCTGGGTGAGCATACAGAGTCAGCCCACAAAGACATAGGAAATGAAATCATAAAGAAGCAGATAGATTATTTGATAACCGTTGGAGATTTTGCTTCATGGATAGCATCGGAAGCGGTAGCGGGAGGAATGGATTTTCAAATGATCAGCAACACTAAGGACTATAGGGAGGCAGCTAATATTCTTAAAAAAATGATTCGAAAGGGTGATGTGGTGCTATTAAAAGCATCGCGAAAAATGTCACTAGAAAAAATGGTTCATTTAATAGAGGAAGGAGCAAGGTAA
- a CDS encoding PASTA domain-containing penicillin-binding protein, with translation MNASINGCRKRIFIVHILVSLALFVLIVRLGWLQIVEGEHYQSMANQQHTSDFVVPSKRGTIYDRNGKELALTTVKNRIWANPMIINDPEETAQILAEALELDEEEILSTITRENSTLVSVARRVNDDVRKEIAEHKIRGIWFVDDNERNYPYGNFAAYILGHTTDDGMGIAGIEQRYEKELSGSSGRSILHLDGARRQLPFYMETHYPPADGKDIILTIDEVIQHYTERAVINALEKNKAKRVIAIMMDVNTGEILSLAAKPDYDPNMPREPLDPEKRTALQQLNSEERMNSWFEMWRNPVFQEVYEPGSVFKVITTAASLEENIATPYSNFYSEGRIEVSGTTIRSWRWYNPFGDQSLKEAVKNSDNPVFVKLVQALGKEKMYQYLYSFGFNELTGIDYPGEINSLMHREDTVGPVELATTSFGQGISVTPIRMLTSGVATINGGYLLEPKLVRGTRSEQGELEEFFEPTIVRQVISEKTSDEMRYILDYAISEDSLAHVPGYQLGGKTGTAQKIVDGRYAPGKYVSSFFGFFPVEEPEIALLVLIDEPSAGAYFGGEVASPVAGEILRETLRYLDYKPASHSDEDSRQEIIVPEIRDLTVREARNLLQEHSLEMNLETASTLGDDAIVIDLFPKPGTNVPSNSNIIVYTGHEADESGLVLVPDLRGKTIREVNTIIGNRDLQLKITGSGLAIEQSPSPGTFLEPGSMINVRFAPE, from the coding sequence TTGAATGCTTCAATAAATGGATGTCGAAAAAGAATTTTTATAGTACATATCCTCGTGTCACTGGCACTGTTTGTCTTGATTGTTAGACTTGGATGGCTTCAAATTGTTGAAGGTGAGCATTACCAGTCGATGGCAAATCAACAACATACCAGTGATTTTGTTGTACCATCTAAAAGAGGGACTATTTATGATAGAAATGGAAAAGAGCTAGCTTTAACAACTGTTAAAAATAGGATTTGGGCAAATCCTATGATTATAAATGATCCGGAAGAGACCGCGCAAATATTGGCTGAGGCTCTTGAATTGGATGAAGAAGAAATTCTATCAACCATAACCAGGGAAAACAGTACCTTAGTCAGTGTTGCTAGAAGGGTTAATGATGATGTTAGGAAAGAAATTGCAGAACATAAAATACGAGGTATTTGGTTTGTTGATGATAATGAGCGTAATTATCCTTATGGGAATTTTGCAGCTTATATTTTAGGTCATACAACAGATGATGGGATGGGAATTGCTGGGATTGAGCAACGATATGAAAAAGAACTTTCAGGTAGTTCGGGACGCTCTATTCTTCATCTGGACGGAGCGAGAAGACAACTACCTTTTTATATGGAAACGCATTATCCTCCGGCTGATGGGAAAGATATTATTTTGACCATCGATGAAGTGATTCAACACTATACGGAAAGAGCGGTTATTAACGCATTAGAGAAAAATAAGGCAAAGAGAGTAATAGCGATTATGATGGATGTGAATACGGGTGAAATTCTTTCCTTAGCGGCAAAGCCTGATTATGACCCTAACATGCCTAGAGAGCCGCTGGATCCAGAAAAAAGAACGGCATTACAGCAACTAAACTCTGAAGAAAGAATGAATTCTTGGTTTGAGATGTGGCGAAATCCTGTTTTTCAAGAAGTATATGAGCCGGGATCTGTCTTTAAGGTTATTACAACGGCTGCAAGTTTAGAAGAAAACATAGCAACTCCGTATAGTAATTTTTATTCAGAGGGACGAATAGAAGTAAGTGGAACAACTATTAGATCTTGGCGATGGTATAATCCGTTTGGTGATCAATCCTTAAAAGAAGCTGTGAAAAATTCTGATAACCCTGTTTTTGTGAAACTGGTACAGGCATTAGGCAAAGAGAAAATGTATCAATACTTATATTCTTTTGGTTTTAATGAACTGACAGGAATCGATTACCCTGGAGAAATCAACTCGCTGATGCATCGCGAAGATACTGTAGGACCTGTTGAACTTGCTACAACGAGCTTTGGTCAAGGAATATCGGTTACGCCTATAAGAATGTTGACTTCAGGAGTGGCAACCATTAATGGAGGATACCTTTTAGAACCAAAGCTGGTTCGAGGTACCCGGTCCGAGCAGGGTGAGCTAGAAGAGTTTTTTGAACCAACCATTGTTAGACAGGTAATCTCAGAGAAAACATCTGATGAGATGAGGTATATTTTAGATTATGCTATTTCAGAAGATTCGCTTGCTCATGTGCCAGGATATCAGCTTGGAGGCAAAACAGGGACCGCACAAAAAATTGTGGATGGCAGATATGCGCCAGGAAAATATGTATCTTCTTTCTTTGGCTTTTTTCCTGTAGAAGAACCGGAAATAGCTTTACTGGTATTGATTGATGAGCCAAGTGCTGGAGCCTATTTTGGCGGAGAAGTGGCATCTCCAGTTGCTGGAGAAATTTTGAGAGAAACATTGCGTTATCTGGACTATAAGCCAGCCTCTCATAGTGATGAAGATAGTCGTCAAGAAATTATTGTTCCAGAGATTCGTGACCTTACGGTTCGCGAGGCCAGAAACTTATTACAGGAACACAGTTTAGAAATGAATCTGGAAACCGCATCAACACTTGGTGATGATGCAATTGTGATCGACTTATTTCCCAAGCCTGGCACAAATGTACCGAGCAACTCTAATATTATTGTTTATACAGGTCATGAAGCGGATGAAAGTGGTCTTGTTCTGGTTCCTGATTTGAGAGGGAAAACCATTCGTGAAGTCAATACGATTATTGGAAATAGAGATCTACAGTTGAAAATTACTGGCAGCGGCTTAGCGATCGAACAAAGTCCTTCGCCTGGAACTTTTTTAGAACCAGGATCGATGATCAATGTTCGTTTTGCACCAGAATAG
- the mraZ gene encoding division/cell wall cluster transcriptional repressor MraZ — MFIGEYTHTIDTKGRLSMPARFREELGESFIATKGLDQSLFVYPMNEWKALESKLKQLPLTNQNARAFVRFFFSGATECELDNQGRIRLPANLRDHAKLEKEVMVIGVGTRVEIWSQPIWQEYNSDENLSYDEIASKMQELGI; from the coding sequence ATGTTTATCGGAGAATATACACACACGATTGATACAAAAGGTAGACTCAGCATGCCTGCTCGTTTTCGTGAAGAGTTAGGAGAATCTTTCATTGCTACAAAAGGATTAGATCAGTCATTGTTTGTCTATCCAATGAATGAATGGAAAGCATTGGAAAGTAAATTGAAACAATTGCCACTAACAAATCAAAATGCAAGGGCTTTTGTGAGGTTTTTTTTCTCGGGAGCTACAGAATGTGAATTAGACAACCAAGGGAGAATTCGTCTACCTGCGAACCTTAGAGACCATGCAAAGTTAGAAAAAGAAGTAATGGTAATAGGGGTAGGGACTCGAGTGGAAATATGGAGTCAACCTATCTGGCAGGAATATAATAGCGATGAAAATCTGAGTTATGATGAAATTGCCAGCAAGATGCAAGAGTTAGGAATTTGA
- a CDS encoding cob(I)yrinic acid a,c-diamide adenosyltransferase: MKIYTKTGDKGETSLYDGKRVKKDEVRVESYGTIDELNSYIGFARHFIEDGEISAILLRIQRELFDVAGELATTDREQFPEKIEQKHIDDLESIIDQYLEKIDKMDAFIVPGSSKASASLHVARTICRRAERRVLRLSREEDVSELLMKYINRLSDVLYAMARFLETDLNYVVFEKNQTTS; the protein is encoded by the coding sequence ATGAAAATATATACGAAAACCGGCGATAAAGGCGAAACAAGCCTTTATGATGGCAAAAGAGTAAAAAAAGATGAAGTTAGAGTTGAAAGTTACGGAACCATTGATGAATTAAATAGTTATATAGGATTTGCGAGACATTTTATTGAAGATGGTGAAATATCAGCGATATTGCTTCGTATTCAAAGAGAATTATTTGACGTAGCAGGTGAATTAGCTACAACAGACAGAGAGCAATTTCCGGAAAAAATTGAGCAAAAGCATATTGATGATCTTGAAAGCATAATCGATCAATACTTGGAAAAAATTGATAAAATGGATGCTTTTATTGTTCCTGGAAGCAGTAAAGCCTCGGCAAGCTTACATGTTGCAAGAACTATTTGCAGAAGAGCGGAAAGAAGAGTTTTGAGGCTTAGTAGAGAAGAAGATGTCAGTGAACTTCTGATGAAATATATTAACCGGCTATCGGATGTATTGTATGCAATGGCTCGCTTTTTAGAGACGGACTTAAATTATGTAGTATTTGAAAAAAATCAAACCACTTCGTAG